The nucleotide window TTTTGGTGAGATTAATTTTTCCTTTTAATTTATCAGGAAATAAATTTTTGATCACATTGCTTACTTTATCAAAATCCTCTGTCGCGTATACTATACAAGAGATTTCAATTTTTTCAGCTTTGATATCAGCCATTTTTCTCTTGCCACTTTTATTTCCAATTTAATCTCTATTAAGTGATCATATTTTAAAGAAGAGAATTCCAATTTAGAATTAAAGTAGTGGCAAATCTTTGATAATTTTATCAACAAATTCTGTAGGCGCAGGTCCTATACCAATGCAAGTAATTGTGCCGGGATCTAATTGAGTCAATCCCTTATCTTGCACAATAACTGTAGGAATCTCAAAATCCTCGGCTTCTTTTTTCAGTTTTATCAGTTCACTTTCAGAAGTTACTTTTAAGGCTATCTTACATTGGCCTTCAGAAAGCCAAGCTTTCCACCATTCTTTAAAATTTCTTCTAGCAACGTCAGAAGCCATTACAGAAGCATGACT belongs to Candidatus Bathyarchaeota archaeon and includes:
- the pth2 gene encoding peptidyl-tRNA hydrolase Pth2; amino-acid sequence: MNENKYKLAILVRKDLKMGKGKIAVQASHASVMASDVARRNFKEWWKAWLSEGQCKIALKVTSESELIKLKKEAEDFEIPTVIVQDKGLTQLDPGTITCIGIGPAPTEFVDKIIKDLPLL